From the genome of Candidatus Competibacteraceae bacterium:
GCCATAAAAAAGTTCTGAAGCTGGCCAAAGGCTATTACGGCGCCCGCAGCAAGGTGTACCGGGTTGCCAAGCAGGCCGTGATCAAGGCCGGTCAATACGCTTATCGCGACCGCCGCCAGAAGAAGCGCGAATTCCGCGCGCTGTGGATCGTCCGCATCAACGCCGGTGCCCACGAAAACGGCCTGTCCTACAGCCGGCTGATCAACGGCTTGAAGCTGGCCGCCATC
Proteins encoded in this window:
- the rplT gene encoding 50S ribosomal protein L20, which codes for MPRVKRGVTAHARHKKVLKLAKGYYGARSKVYRVAKQAVIKAGQYAYRDRRQKKREFRALWIVRINAGAHENGLSYSRLINGLKLAAIEVDRKVLADLAVLDKPAFAELASRAKAALGIA